In a single window of the Lynx canadensis isolate LIC74 chromosome E2, mLynCan4.pri.v2, whole genome shotgun sequence genome:
- the MMP2 gene encoding 72 kDa type IV collagenase, producing MQKFFGLPQTGDLDQSTIETMRKPRCGNPDVANYNFFPRKPKWDKNQITYRIIGYTPDLDPETVDDAFARAFQVWSDVTPLRFSRIHDGEADIMINFGRWEHGDGYPFDGKDGLLAHAFAPGPGVGGDSHFDDDELWTLGEGQVVRVKYGNADGEYCKFPFLFNGKEYTSCTDTGRSDGFLWCSTTYNFEKDGKYGFCPHEALFTMGGNADGQPCKFPFRFQGTSYDSCTTEGRTDGYRWCGTTEDYDRDKKYGFCPETAMSTVGGNSEGAPCVFPFTFLGNKHESCTSAGRSDGKMWCATTANYDDDRKWGFCPDQGYSLFLVAAHEFGHAMGLEHSQDPGALMAPIYTYTKNFRLSHDDIKGIQELYGASPDIDTGTGPTPTLGPVTPEICKQDIVFDGISQIRGEIFFFKDRFIWRTVTPRSKPMGPLLVATFWPELPEKIDAVYEAPQEEKAVFFAGNEYWVYSASTLERGYPKPLTSLGLPPDVQRVDAAFNWSKNRKTYIFAGDKFWRYNEVKKKMDPGFPKLIADAWNAIPDNLDAVVDLQGGGHSYFFKGAYYLKLENQSLKSVKFGSIKSDWLGC from the exons ATGCAGAAGTTCTTTGGGCTGCCCCAGACGGGTGACCTTGACCAGAGCACGATTGAGACCATGCGGAAGCCTCGCTGTGGCAACCCTGATGTGGCCAACTACAACTTCTTCCCCCGCAAGCCCAAGTGGGACAAGAACCAGATCACATACAG GATCATTGGCTACACGCCTGATCTGGACCCCGAGACAGTGGATGATGCCTTTGCTCGTGCCTTCCAAGTCTGGAGTGATGTAACCCCGTTAAGGTTTTCTCGTATCCACGATGGAGAGGCGGACATCATGATCAACTTTGGCCGCTGGG AGCACGGAGATGGATACCCCTTTGATGGCAAGGACGGGCTCCTGGCTCACGCCTTTGCCCCGGGCCCTGGCGTCGGGGGAGACTCCCACTTTGACGACGATGAGCTGTGGACCCTAGGAGAAGGGCAAG TGGTCCGCGTGAAGTACGGGAACGCCGACGGGGAGTACTGCAAGTTCCCCTTCCTGTTCAACGGCAAGGAATACACCAGCTGCACGGACACGGGCCGCAGCGACGGCTTCCTCTGGTGCTCCACCACCTACAACTTTGAAAAGGATGGCAAATACGGCTTCTGCCCCCACGAAG ccctgtTCACCATGGGTGGCAATGCTGACGGACAGCCCTGCAAGTTCCCATTCCGCTTCCAGGGAACATCCTACGACAGCTGCACCACCGAGGGCCGCACCGACGGCTACCGCTGGTGCGGGACCACGGAAGACTACGACCGAGACAAGAAGTATGGCTTCTGCCCCGAGACCG CCATGTCCACTGTTGGCGGGAACTCAGAAGGTGCCCCCTGTGTCTTCCCCTTCACCTTCTTGGGCAACAAGCATGAGAGCTGTACGAGCGCGGGCCGCAGCGATGGGAAGATGTGGTGTGCGACCACAGCCAACTACGACGATGACCGCAAGTGGGGCTTCTGCCCTGACCAAG GGTACAGCTTGTTCCTGGTTGCAGCCCATGAGTTTGGCCATGCAATGGGGCTGGAGCACTCTCAGGACCCTGGGGCCCTGATGGCACCCATTTACACCTACACCAAGAACTTCCGCCTGTCCCACGACGACATCAAGGGCATTCAAGAGCTCTACG GGGCCTCCCCTGACATTGACACTGGCACCGGCCCCACCCCAACTCTCGGCCCCGTCACTCCTGAGATCTGCAAACAGGACATTGTTTTTGATGGCATCTCTCAGATCCGGGGGGAGATCTTCTTCTTCAAGGACAG GTTCATTTGGCGAACAGTGACACCACGTAGCAAGCCCATGGGGCCCCTGCTGGTGGCCACATTCTGGCCTGAGCTCCCGGAAAAGATTGATGCTGTATACGAGGCCCCACAGGAGGAGAAGGCTGTGTTCTTTGCAG GGAATGAATACTGGGTCTATTCAGCCAGCACCCTGGAGCGAGGGTACCCCAAGCCGCTGACCAGCCTGGGGCTGCCCCCTGACGTCCAGCGGGTAGATGCTGCGTTCAACTGGAGCAAGAACAGGAAGACCTACATCTTTGCTGGAGACAAGTTCTGGAG GTACAATGAAGTAAAGAAGAAGATGGACCCTGGCTTCCCCAAGCTCATCGCGGATGCCTGGAACGCCATCCCCGATAACCTGGACGCCGTGGTCGACCTGCAGGGCGGTG GTCACAGCTACTTCTTCAAGGGCGCGTATTACCTGAAGTTGGAGAACCAGAGTCTGAAGAGCGTGAAATTTGGAAGCATCAAATCCGACTGGCTGGGCTGCTGA